From Chelatococcus sp. YT9, a single genomic window includes:
- a CDS encoding (deoxy)nucleoside triphosphate pyrophosphohydrolase: protein MSVKLTLVAACALVDGDGRILLAQRPPGKALAGLWEFPGGKVEAGERPEETLIRELNEELGITVKQECLAPLTFASYPYETFHLLMPLYICRRWEGIAAPREGQTLKWVRATALRDYPMPPADEPLVPVLVDLLR, encoded by the coding sequence GTGAGTGTGAAGCTCACTCTTGTTGCGGCTTGCGCCCTCGTTGATGGCGACGGGCGCATCCTCCTCGCCCAGCGCCCACCGGGCAAGGCGCTCGCGGGCCTCTGGGAATTCCCGGGGGGGAAGGTGGAGGCCGGTGAGCGCCCGGAGGAAACGCTGATCCGGGAACTCAACGAGGAACTCGGCATTACCGTGAAGCAGGAATGTCTCGCGCCGCTCACTTTCGCGAGCTATCCCTACGAGACCTTCCATCTCCTGATGCCGCTCTACATCTGCCGGCGCTGGGAGGGCATCGCCGCTCCGCGCGAGGGGCAGACACTGAAATGGGTTCGGGCTACGGCGCTGCGCGACTATCCCATGCCCCCTGCGGACGAGCCGCTGGTACCCGTGCTGGTCGATCTTCTGCGCTAG
- the argJ gene encoding bifunctional glutamate N-acetyltransferase/amino-acid acetyltransferase ArgJ, producing MAKEHPVSPLAPKTVPAMPPIAGVRFATAAAGIRYKDRTDVLLAIFDEGTSVAGVFTRSKCPSAPVEWCRDRLAGGKARALVVNSGNANAFTGRKGRESTALTAKLAAAAVGCAESEIFLSSTGVIGEPLDATKFEGVLADCARRASPEPWLDAAKAIMTTDTFPKVATRAADIDGITVTINGIAKGAGMIAPDMATMLSYVVTDAPIAAPVLQALLSGGVKGSFNAITVDSDTSTSDTLIAFATGAAVARGVKPIEAVDDPRLAAFKVAFDALLLDLAHQVVRDGEGARKFVEVLVRGAVDDASAKRIALSIANSPLVKTAVAGEDANWGRVVMAVGKAGEPAERDRLAIWFGDIRVAVDGERDGAYDEAATSAYMRGEDICITADIGLGSGSATVWTCDLTKAYVEINGDYRS from the coding sequence ATGGCAAAAGAACATCCCGTCTCGCCACTTGCCCCCAAGACCGTTCCCGCGATGCCCCCCATCGCCGGCGTGCGCTTCGCGACCGCCGCGGCCGGCATCCGCTACAAGGACCGAACGGATGTGCTGCTCGCCATCTTCGATGAGGGCACGAGCGTGGCGGGCGTGTTCACGCGCTCCAAGTGCCCGTCGGCACCGGTTGAATGGTGCCGGGACCGGCTGGCCGGCGGAAAGGCACGGGCGCTTGTCGTCAATTCCGGCAATGCCAACGCCTTCACCGGCCGCAAGGGCCGCGAGTCGACAGCGCTCACGGCAAAGCTCGCGGCTGCCGCGGTAGGCTGTGCGGAAAGCGAGATTTTCCTGTCCTCGACCGGCGTTATCGGCGAGCCGCTCGATGCCACGAAATTCGAGGGCGTACTGGCCGACTGCGCGCGTCGTGCCTCGCCAGAGCCGTGGCTCGATGCCGCCAAGGCAATCATGACCACCGACACCTTCCCCAAGGTGGCCACGCGCGCCGCTGATATCGATGGCATTACCGTGACCATCAACGGCATCGCCAAGGGGGCCGGCATGATTGCTCCCGACATGGCGACGATGCTGTCCTATGTCGTCACTGACGCGCCGATCGCCGCCCCGGTTCTGCAGGCGCTCCTGTCCGGTGGGGTCAAGGGCTCCTTCAACGCCATCACGGTGGACAGCGATACATCAACCTCCGACACGCTTATTGCCTTTGCGACGGGCGCCGCGGTGGCCCGCGGGGTGAAGCCCATCGAGGCGGTAGATGATCCGCGGCTCGCTGCCTTCAAGGTGGCTTTTGACGCTCTGCTGCTCGACCTGGCCCATCAGGTCGTGCGCGACGGCGAGGGTGCACGCAAGTTCGTCGAGGTCCTGGTGCGTGGCGCCGTGGACGACGCTTCCGCCAAGCGCATCGCGTTGTCGATTGCCAATTCGCCGCTGGTGAAGACGGCGGTTGCCGGCGAGGACGCCAATTGGGGCCGTGTGGTCATGGCCGTCGGCAAGGCCGGCGAGCCCGCCGAACGCGATCGCCTCGCGATCTGGTTCGGCGATATCCGCGTCGCCGTCGACGGCGAGCGCGATGGCGCCTACGACGAGGCCGCGACGTCCGCCTACATGCGCGGCGAAGATATTTGCATCACCGCGGATATCGGGCTCGGCAGTGGTTCGGCCACGGTGTGGACCTGCGATCTCACCAAGGCCTATGTCGAGATCAACGGCGACTACCGCTCGTGA
- a CDS encoding peptidylprolyl isomerase: MAQGAAAPAAPQPAAPAASATNPDKPLATVNGVAITQRDLDVASEDLGDRLPAMPEAQRRTYLLNYLIDMKILAQAAEKAKIGDTPDFARRLAYFRDKVLLDDYLAAEVKKAATPEAAKALYEDTVKGMKPEEEVRARHILVENEADAKKIEARLKAGEDFVKVAAEVSKDPGSAKEGGDLGFFTKDRMVPEFAEAAFKLKPGEISAPVKSQFGWHVIKVEEKREKPIPTFDEVKEQVDSYLAQKAQQDIIVGLRKDAKIERLDEPPATPAPTPSAPAPATPAEPKKP; encoded by the coding sequence ATGGCCCAGGGCGCTGCGGCTCCGGCGGCGCCTCAGCCGGCCGCGCCGGCCGCTTCCGCTACCAACCCGGACAAGCCGCTTGCCACTGTGAACGGCGTGGCGATCACCCAGCGGGATCTCGACGTGGCCAGCGAGGATCTCGGGGACCGGCTGCCTGCGATGCCGGAAGCCCAGCGCCGGACTTATCTCTTGAACTATCTCATCGACATGAAGATTCTGGCGCAGGCTGCCGAAAAAGCCAAGATCGGCGACACGCCGGACTTCGCGCGCCGGTTGGCCTACTTCAGGGACAAGGTGCTGCTGGACGACTATCTGGCCGCCGAGGTGAAGAAGGCCGCGACGCCTGAAGCAGCCAAGGCGCTCTACGAAGATACCGTCAAGGGCATGAAGCCCGAAGAAGAGGTGCGCGCCCGCCACATTCTCGTGGAGAATGAGGCCGACGCGAAGAAGATTGAAGCACGGCTCAAGGCCGGCGAGGACTTCGTGAAGGTGGCTGCGGAAGTCTCGAAGGATCCGGGTTCCGCCAAGGAAGGCGGGGATCTCGGCTTCTTCACCAAGGACCGCATGGTGCCGGAATTTGCCGAGGCCGCGTTCAAGCTCAAGCCGGGTGAGATTTCGGCGCCTGTGAAGAGCCAGTTCGGCTGGCACGTCATCAAGGTTGAGGAAAAGCGCGAAAAGCCAATTCCGACGTTTGACGAGGTCAAGGAGCAGGTCGACAGCTATCTGGCGCAGAAGGCTCAGCAGGACATTATTGTGGGCTTACGCAAGGATGCGAAGATCGAGCGTCTGGACGAGCCGCCGGCAACGCCCGCCCCGACACCAAGCGCGCCAGCGCCCGCAACACCGGCCGAGCCCAAGAAGCCCTGA